The Podospora pseudopauciseta strain CBS 411.78 chromosome 2 map unlocalized CBS411.78m_2, whole genome shotgun sequence genome has a window encoding:
- a CDS encoding uncharacterized protein (EggNog:ENOG503NUGS; COG:H): MIIVNGDIVAQGSQFGLKDVEVVTATVDLEEVRSYRAAISRGLQAATSDARYQRIQTPFELAPEDDDADIEKRPTLPMQPRMHPVEEEIALSGGCYLWDYLRRSGTAGYLVPLSGGIDSCATAVIVYSMCRIVMDAVEEENQQVIEDVKRLCQYSQGVLPKTPQELCNQIFTTIYMGMKKQSSRDTRQRAKELAEAIGSHHVNLDIDEVYEAQKKLVVNTLNFEPRFEVEGGSNQENLTLQCLQARIRMVTAYEFGQILPTARGRPGGGSLLVLGSANVGESLRGYLTKYDCSSADINPIGSIDKADLKRFIAWAEKEFDLPCLHEFLTAVPTAELEPITENYVQSDEADMGMTYEELTTFGRLRKLNKLGPFAMFQRLVHDWSIDRKHVEGDTAPHYTPAQVAEKVKRFFHFYAINRHKMTTLTPALHCNDYSPDDNRFDLRPFLYPNFWKSWSFKRIDMELKKIEKKRASKGK, translated from the exons ATGATCATAGTAAACGGCGATATTG TTGCCCAAGGATCCCAGTTCGGTCTCAAAGACGTCGAGGTGGTCACCGCCACTGTCGACCTCGAGGAAGTCAGATCATATCGAGCAGCCATCTCCCGCGGTCTCCAAGCCGCGACCTCGGATGCCAGGTATCAAAGAATTCAGACTCCATTCGAGCTGGCTCCCGAAGATGACGACGCCGATATCGAAAAGCgacccaccctccccatgcAGCCCAGAATGCACCCCGTCGAAGAAGAGATTGCCCTCTCTGGCGGATGCTACCTCTGGGACTACCTTCGCAGATCCGGAACGGCAGGCTACCTCGTTCCCCTGAGCGGCGGTATTGACTCGTGCGCTACCGCCGTGATTGTGTATTCCATGTGCCGCATCGTCATGGATGCCGTCGAGGAGGAAAATCAACAGGTCATTGAAGACGTCAAACGACTTTGTCAATACAGCCAGGGTGTGTTGCCCAAGACACCGCAAGAGTTGTGCAACCAGAttttcaccaccatctaCATGGGTATGAAGAAGCAGAGCTCTCGTGACACTCGCCAGCGCGCAAAGGAACTTGCCGAGGCCATCGGGAGTCACCACGTCAACCTCGATATTGACGAGGTATACGAGGCTCAGAAGAAGCTCGTCGTCAACACCCTCAATTTTGAGCCTAGGTtcgaggtggaagggggcaGCAACCAAGAAAACTTGACGCTGCAGTGCTTGCAAGCCAGAATCAGAATGGTAACAGCGTACGAGTTTGGGCAGATCCTTCCAACCGCGCGCGGAAGACCAGGAGGCGGCAGCCTGCTCGTCCTCGGCAGTGCAAACGTTGGAGAGTCTTTGAGGGGATATCTGACCAAGTATGACTGCTCGAGTGCGGATATCAACCCCATCGGCTCCATCGACAAGGCGGACTTGAAACGCTTCATCGCATGGGCCGAGAAAGAATTCGACCTACCCTGCCTCCACGAATTCCTGACGGCCGTTCCCACGGCCGAGCTGGAGCCCATCACCGAGAACTATGTTCAGAGTGATGAAGCCGACATGGGCATGACGTACGAGGAGCTCACCACGTTTGGGCGCCTCCGcaagctcaacaagctcGGCCCGTTCGCCATGTTCCAGCGTCTCGTCCACGATTGGAGCATCGACCGGAAGCACGTCGAAGGCGATACCGCGCCACACTACACGCCTGCTCAAGTTGcggagaaggtgaagaggttCTTCCACTTTTACGCCATCAACCGGCACAAGATGACAACCTTGACCCCAGCCCTTCACTGTAATGATTATT CACCGGACGACAACCGCTTTGATCTCCGACCGTTCCTGTACCCTAACTTTTGGAAGAGCTGGTCCTTCAAGAGGATTGATatggagctgaagaagattgaAAAGAAGCGGGCCAGTAAGGGGAAGTAG